Proteins co-encoded in one Hyla sarda isolate aHylSar1 chromosome 4, aHylSar1.hap1, whole genome shotgun sequence genomic window:
- the LOC130369270 gene encoding uncharacterized protein LOC130369270, which yields MELKGLGFVPLLLMFWCVAWLATSYIMTVVLGHAASPLMSISDVGNFFPESILFRIGFIGMSIGTLLLTFLIYKYMVMHTEEFIGHQVLIQRILLAIVWASCFATAVMHVFSPKEYPRIHFVSTIISITLEALYYLGQSIQMYKLPGAKKVIHHSRCTCCGLTFVCVIFYFGYETLKDLFYNDEDWDEIREIPIIIIEWVMLLLILINIVTYYSTMQRLLLTVSRNSCTLSLRVKIDDFGV from the exons atggagctaaaaggtttggggttcgtccccctcctgttgatGTTTTGGTGtgtggcctggcttgccaccagctacatcatgacggtcgtcctcggccatgccgcctcgccactgatgagcatcag tgacgtgggaaatttctttcctgaaagcatattattcagaattggattcatagggatgtccattggcactttgctactaacctttcttatttataagtatatggttatgcatactgaagagttcattggtcatcaggtcctgatccagaggatcctgctggccattgtgtgggcctcctgttttgccacagctgtcatgcatgtattttcccccaaagaatatcccaggatacactttgtcagcacgataatttcaatTACAttagaagccttatactaccttgggcagtccatccagatgtataaattaccaggagcaaaaaaagtcatccaccatagtagatgcacctgctgtggcctgacttttgtctgtgtaattttctattttggatatgaaacattaaaggatttattctataatgatgaagactgggacgagatccgtgaaatccccatcataatcatcgagtgggtgatgcttctactgatcctgataaacattgtgacctattattccaccatgcagaggttattgttgaccgtctccagaaacagctgcacactctctcttagagtaaaaattgatgacttcggggtgtag